One Candidatus Nitrososphaera evergladensis SR1 genomic window carries:
- a CDS encoding manganese catalase family protein, giving the protein MWLSVEKLVNEIKQDKPDPAAAKALQEGLGGQFGEMRTLMQYQFQNFNFRGDAKPFRDVVRAVGTEEIGHVELISTTINMLLDGSSTSSSTKAVDPDSLPLADALDGNGNIHHFLVAAQSSRPVDAAGNPWSALYVYDSGNLVLNLFYNLMLEATGRLQKCRLYEMSKNKTFRSTVSYLIVRDLAHEKVFAKALEVLGVNWGKVLPVPKVDTDKMPEVKALEKKNLHNQQWTFSKESQLGQIFKGESPFGDGEIETMDGLPDGFDVPVLPDREEEFAPGLDKDLKSKAQEIAGITRQQRAAQ; this is encoded by the coding sequence ATGTGGTTATCGGTCGAAAAATTAGTTAATGAAATAAAACAAGACAAACCTGATCCGGCAGCTGCAAAAGCCCTGCAGGAAGGACTTGGAGGACAGTTCGGTGAGATGCGTACACTGATGCAGTACCAGTTTCAGAACTTTAACTTTCGGGGCGATGCCAAGCCTTTTCGTGACGTAGTTAGGGCCGTAGGAACAGAAGAGATAGGTCATGTAGAACTCATTTCCACAACTATCAATATGCTGTTGGACGGTTCCTCTACTTCGTCTTCTACGAAGGCTGTCGATCCTGATTCATTGCCCCTTGCCGACGCACTCGACGGGAATGGGAATATTCATCATTTTCTAGTTGCAGCACAAAGCTCAAGGCCGGTCGACGCCGCAGGCAACCCTTGGAGTGCGCTGTACGTCTATGACAGCGGCAATCTGGTGCTAAATCTTTTCTACAACCTGATGCTTGAAGCGACAGGCCGGCTTCAAAAGTGCAGGTTATATGAAATGAGCAAGAACAAAACTTTTCGGTCCACAGTATCCTATCTTATTGTAAGAGACCTTGCCCATGAGAAAGTTTTTGCAAAGGCACTTGAAGTACTGGGCGTCAACTGGGGAAAGGTCCTGCCTGTTCCAAAGGTTGACACGGATAAGATGCCGGAAGTTAAAGCACTGGAAAAGAAAAACCTGCACAACCAACAATGGACCTTCTCAAAGGAATCACAACTTGGTCAGATCTTCAAAGGAGAATCGCCATTTGGTGATGGAGAGATAGAAACAATGGATGGATTGCCAGATGGCTTTGATGTCCCAGTGCTTCCAGATAGAGAAGAAGAGTTTGCACCTGGCCTTGACAAAGACTTGAAAAGTAAGGCGCAGGAAATAGCGGGAATCACCAGACAACAGAGAGCGGCACAGTGA
- a CDS encoding cupin domain-containing protein, whose product MEKKNIEQQPDQTVNMEKGKVQVANIGKLKVTKFTFEPGWTWEKCEKPLFNTDSCQLTHNGYIISGRLMVRMVDSGKEMEYGPGDTFYIPAGHDGYVVGNEPVVGLDISPS is encoded by the coding sequence ATGGAAAAGAAAAACATCGAACAACAACCGGATCAAACCGTAAACATGGAAAAAGGAAAAGTTCAAGTCGCAAATATCGGCAAGCTAAAGGTAACCAAGTTTACCTTTGAACCAGGATGGACATGGGAAAAATGCGAGAAGCCATTGTTTAACACAGACAGCTGTCAGCTGACTCACAATGGATACATAATCTCCGGAAGGTTAATGGTTAGGATGGTTGATTCTGGAAAAGAGATGGAATATGGACCAGGTGACACATTTTACATACCTGCAGGGCATGACGGGTATGTCGTTGGAAATGAGCCTGTGGTCGGCTTGGATATTTCTCCTAGCTAA
- a CDS encoding carboxymuconolactone decarboxylase family protein has translation MTEMVSYEQTRREIQKTFGSIPGFMAAVPQDVLVQMWPIMKTYMMGQTKIPPKYREMISLAVGATLKCPYCEMFHRASAKMSGATDEELAEVGVLVGQVTFWSSILHTLNYDMSTFMKEFNAMGEYLSKQSRQTV, from the coding sequence ATGACTGAAATGGTTTCTTATGAACAAACAAGAAGAGAGATACAAAAAACATTTGGGAGCATACCGGGCTTCATGGCAGCAGTACCGCAGGACGTTCTTGTCCAGATGTGGCCAATTATGAAGACATACATGATGGGGCAGACCAAAATCCCACCAAAATATCGGGAAATGATTAGCTTGGCAGTTGGAGCCACACTAAAGTGTCCATACTGTGAAATGTTCCATAGGGCATCAGCAAAAATGAGCGGTGCGACAGACGAAGAGTTGGCAGAAGTGGGCGTCTTAGTCGGACAGGTGACATTTTGGAGTTCAATCCTTCACACATTGAATTATGACATGAGCACATTCATGAAGGAGTTCAATGCGATGGGAGAGTATTTGTCAAAGCAGTCTCGACAGACTGTCTAA
- a CDS encoding type II toxin-antitoxin system VapC family toxin, which yields MERSKKIVAPIVVVVADASVIVKWFVDEENTENALALRQLYIDGKVEIAVPHLLPYEVLNALRYNPEFGEEQVKIASKALEKYQLWLYPVLGDLAALCVQNSFAYGISLYDSSYISLAEYLDATLYTADERILAKVVMMKGKGENFRHISDLKI from the coding sequence GTGGAGAGAAGCAAGAAAATAGTAGCGCCAATAGTCGTTGTTGTTGCCGACGCCTCTGTCATCGTCAAATGGTTTGTAGACGAGGAGAACACGGAAAATGCCCTGGCATTGAGACAGCTCTACATAGATGGAAAAGTGGAGATTGCAGTTCCGCATCTACTCCCGTACGAGGTCCTAAATGCACTAAGATACAACCCGGAGTTTGGAGAAGAGCAGGTCAAGATAGCTTCCAAGGCTTTGGAAAAGTACCAGCTGTGGTTGTATCCTGTCCTAGGCGATCTGGCTGCGCTCTGCGTTCAGAATTCGTTTGCATACGGAATATCCCTCTACGATTCGTCGTACATTTCATTGGCCGAATACCTTGATGCGACTCTGTATACTGCCGATGAAAGGATTCTCGCCAAGGTGGTAATGATGAAAGGAAAGGGCGAGAACTTTAGGCACATATCCGACCTGAAGATCTAA
- a CDS encoding response regulator, which produces MTLSSEYKKQVLAVVDGSVGLAGGLLNERHVLEKLGQQITRIISASRIEGDEEVASFAMHVNNVVVALASGRLVPDENIRSLLRESFLEIRRSTQDNDDNNNNNNTSSNRTQIDPAIINKLKSVLTAAANTSEKDFIFLSSIDVLYIDADDFVYKSLAKRATDSMATIMKMTSIKLVSNASEARQLLFSSQEKFDVILCETDLPDESGLELIKEFSSRYPVVAISASDDPRSIQLAMKAGATDYIVKNETGIRMLPRSLHTAVVERQKRGQKTQKDEILKDPRAAKVLNYLMVSEDSVIEQTVEPSSYYKMQVLEPERDFSDTFATLERAGYVTKSSKRLALCCPRCRSANLVSYFVCANCNKSDFIKGDVIEHNRCGYNDMEFAFQKNDSKEHLFCPKCNKELKLIGVDYLRTEAAYKCKECSNIFPAPEQRFVCHDCDNSFRLSEGGWKSMYMYRLNSAKVQELNQKTLPLQSVEEYLSSKGFRISLEDYVDSKLQKFGQFDLVAYKENTIFVMIILGDDIELNHSRIIELDTMSRAVGSRVTAYAITFTDLRQVTRDLLSKFGIIVIQLKRPDQLLSKIQEYV; this is translated from the coding sequence ATGACCCTTTCATCCGAGTACAAAAAACAGGTTCTTGCTGTAGTTGATGGCTCAGTAGGTCTTGCAGGTGGATTGCTAAATGAGCGCCATGTGCTTGAAAAACTTGGACAACAGATAACCCGAATTATTTCTGCATCAAGAATAGAAGGAGACGAAGAAGTTGCTTCCTTTGCAATGCATGTCAATAATGTGGTAGTAGCACTTGCATCGGGAAGACTGGTGCCGGATGAAAATATCCGATCTCTTCTCAGAGAATCTTTCCTAGAGATACGGAGAAGTACACAAGACAATGACGACAACAACAACAATAATAATACTAGTAGTAATCGCACGCAGATAGATCCTGCCATCATTAACAAGCTAAAGTCTGTTCTGACTGCTGCTGCAAATACCTCAGAGAAGGATTTTATTTTTTTGAGTAGCATAGATGTCCTCTATATCGATGCGGACGACTTTGTGTACAAAAGTCTGGCAAAACGTGCAACCGATTCAATGGCAACGATAATGAAGATGACGTCGATAAAACTTGTGTCAAATGCATCTGAAGCAAGACAATTGTTGTTTTCGTCCCAAGAAAAATTTGACGTTATTCTGTGCGAGACTGATCTTCCGGATGAGAGTGGGCTTGAGCTAATCAAAGAGTTTTCTTCGCGCTATCCAGTAGTAGCCATATCCGCATCAGATGATCCCCGCAGTATCCAGCTTGCTATGAAAGCAGGTGCAACTGACTATATAGTTAAAAACGAGACGGGCATTAGGATGCTGCCTAGGTCTCTTCACACTGCGGTAGTTGAACGGCAAAAAAGAGGCCAAAAGACACAGAAAGACGAAATACTCAAGGATCCTCGGGCTGCAAAAGTGCTTAACTACTTGATGGTAAGCGAGGATTCTGTCATAGAACAGACGGTAGAACCATCAAGCTACTACAAAATGCAAGTACTTGAACCTGAAAGGGATTTTTCCGATACATTTGCCACGCTTGAGCGAGCTGGCTATGTTACCAAGAGCAGCAAGCGCCTTGCACTTTGCTGTCCGCGCTGCCGCTCTGCTAACCTAGTTTCATACTTTGTTTGTGCCAATTGTAACAAAAGCGACTTTATCAAAGGCGATGTGATTGAGCACAACAGGTGTGGATACAACGACATGGAGTTTGCGTTTCAAAAGAATGACAGTAAGGAGCATCTCTTTTGCCCAAAATGCAACAAGGAGTTAAAACTAATAGGCGTCGATTACTTGAGGACGGAAGCTGCGTACAAGTGCAAAGAGTGTAGCAACATTTTTCCAGCGCCTGAACAGAGATTCGTTTGTCATGACTGTGATAATTCCTTTAGACTCTCAGAAGGAGGCTGGAAGTCAATGTACATGTATAGGCTAAATTCCGCCAAGGTTCAAGAGCTAAATCAAAAGACACTTCCTCTTCAGTCCGTCGAGGAATATCTCTCATCGAAGGGCTTTAGGATTTCACTTGAAGATTATGTGGATTCAAAACTTCAGAAATTTGGACAGTTTGATCTCGTGGCTTACAAAGAAAATACAATTTTTGTAATGATAATTCTTGGCGACGACATAGAGCTGAATCATTCAAGGATAATTGAGCTCGATACTATGAGCCGAGCGGTCGGTTCACGTGTGACAGCGTATGCGATAACGTTTACGGATCTGCGCCAAGTAACGAGGGATCTGCTGTCAAAGTTTGGAATAATTGTCATACAGCTAAAGCGCCCGGACCAACTGCTGAGCAAAATCCAAGAGTATGTTTGA
- a CDS encoding glycosyltransferase family 2 protein, giving the protein MFDDLLSTSLSSSLLLFALSPGVETFIYNFANGFVAWISTLTIWDFITLTWFAFIIDISRNVGKAIILASDHFLRKWKKEYHYYSSSSLSAPFSTTTTTTTTDSDSRSSSSGGGSAVVGRFEPNISIIVPAHNEGAAIKHTIQSLLENSYPNKEIIVVDDHSTDNTYQEALPFMQKGQIKLVQRKSGKGSKSSAINYGVVFATGDYIMIMDGDTLVERTAIQEVVNQLGVRGVSAVSGNVRIFAGDGGKRNLLTRLQSYEYLVAFEVGRRYNALMNMLIIIPGAFGVFPRSLGKEIGMYDTDTIGEDFDLTIKLLKTGGKVSFASNAIAWTYCPNNWKGWLRQRIRWAHGQLAVLMKHKDTTGVYNTYRRQLVVAFYDMIMMDIVLVFVRMAGFAWVIAAYGDRLAYVMLMMLLLYLGNELVAILTAALFSPRKEDLKYVYLVPIMVFFYRPFYSCVRLYAYLKRLLKKDATW; this is encoded by the coding sequence ATGTTTGATGATTTGTTATCAACATCATTGTCATCATCATTATTGTTATTTGCTCTTTCCCCTGGTGTGGAGACTTTTATTTACAACTTTGCCAACGGATTTGTAGCATGGATTTCTACGCTTACAATTTGGGATTTTATAACACTTACATGGTTTGCTTTTATCATCGACATTTCACGAAACGTGGGAAAAGCGATAATTCTAGCTAGCGACCATTTCTTGAGAAAGTGGAAAAAGGAGTATCATTATTATTCTTCTTCTTCGCTATCTGCTCCATTCAGTACGACGACTACTACTACCACCACTGATAGTGACAGTCGCAGTAGTAGTAGTGGTGGTGGTAGTGCTGTTGTTGGCAGATTTGAACCAAATATATCCATAATAGTTCCTGCTCATAACGAAGGTGCTGCAATAAAACATACGATACAATCTCTGCTTGAAAACTCTTATCCGAACAAAGAGATTATTGTTGTAGATGATCACTCGACAGATAACACATACCAGGAAGCATTGCCTTTTATGCAAAAAGGCCAGATAAAGTTGGTCCAAAGAAAGTCAGGAAAAGGCTCTAAATCTTCTGCAATCAATTACGGAGTAGTTTTTGCAACAGGAGACTACATCATGATAATGGATGGTGATACGCTTGTGGAGAGGACTGCCATCCAAGAAGTTGTCAACCAACTCGGCGTACGTGGGGTCTCTGCAGTCTCTGGAAATGTAAGAATTTTTGCTGGCGACGGGGGAAAGAGAAACCTGCTGACACGCCTACAGTCGTACGAGTACCTAGTCGCCTTTGAGGTTGGACGGCGCTACAATGCGCTCATGAACATGCTGATAATAATTCCTGGAGCGTTTGGCGTTTTTCCAAGGTCGCTTGGAAAAGAAATAGGAATGTACGACACGGACACTATTGGGGAGGATTTTGACCTCACCATCAAACTACTAAAAACGGGAGGAAAGGTTTCCTTTGCGTCTAATGCCATAGCGTGGACTTATTGTCCAAACAACTGGAAAGGCTGGCTTAGGCAAAGAATTCGATGGGCTCACGGTCAGCTTGCCGTGCTTATGAAGCACAAGGATACAACTGGCGTGTACAACACCTACCGCCGGCAACTAGTTGTGGCATTTTATGACATGATAATGATGGATATTGTTTTGGTGTTTGTAAGGATGGCTGGGTTTGCATGGGTAATCGCTGCATACGGTGATAGACTCGCTTATGTGATGCTGATGATGTTGCTACTTTACCTGGGTAACGAACTGGTAGCTATCCTGACAGCAGCCCTCTTTTCCCCTCGCAAAGAGGACCTCAAGTATGTTTATCTGGTGCCAATCATGGTGTTCTTTTACCGCCCGTTTTACTCTTGCGTTAGGCTTTACGCCTACTTGAAAAGATTGCTAAAGAAAGATGCGACCTGGTGA
- a CDS encoding AbrB/MazE/SpoVT family DNA-binding domain-containing protein, whose amino-acid sequence MVEEGESIVTVTKKGQATIPKALRKKHRIGKKVLVIDTEEGVLIKPVQDPYMEKGSLKALFEDRTSRELVEEAQLEEIKKDRRSLLKEGGKDRQ is encoded by the coding sequence ATGGTAGAAGAGGGCGAAAGCATAGTCACTGTCACAAAAAAGGGCCAAGCAACGATTCCAAAGGCCCTTAGAAAGAAGCATCGGATTGGAAAGAAGGTGCTTGTTATTGACACCGAGGAAGGAGTCCTCATAAAGCCCGTGCAGGATCCTTACATGGAAAAGGGTTCGCTCAAGGCGCTCTTTGAAGACAGGACATCAAGAGAGCTTGTTGAAGAAGCACAGCTGGAGGAAATCAAGAAGGACAGAAGGAGTCTGCTAAAAGAAGGCGGCAAAGATAGGCAGTGA
- a CDS encoding PIN domain-containing protein produces MSVVLDTQAMLILYLEEKGAERVAELLTQVLEGKIKGYMSVVNLAELYYILARKSSKIAEEKERNLRSFGIRIVPVKGDPEDAAMWKEAALLKASPSLSLSLSLAYAFAAATAKVLSSTLVTGSDPEFERIKGIRTERVG; encoded by the coding sequence GTGAGCGTTGTACTTGATACTCAGGCCATGTTGATCCTCTACTTGGAGGAAAAGGGAGCTGAGCGCGTAGCAGAACTCCTTACACAGGTTCTTGAGGGAAAGATAAAGGGGTACATGAGTGTCGTCAATCTTGCCGAGCTGTACTACATTCTTGCCCGAAAGAGCAGCAAGATTGCCGAAGAGAAGGAGAGAAACCTCCGTAGTTTTGGCATCAGGATAGTTCCGGTGAAAGGTGATCCTGAGGATGCAGCTATGTGGAAAGAAGCGGCTCTTCTCAAAGCCAGTCCTTCTCTCTCTCTCTCTCTCTCACTTGCATATGCCTTTGCGGCCGCGACAGCCAAAGTTCTATCGTCGACATTGGTTACTGGTTCAGATCCTGAGTTTGAAAGAATAAAGGGAATTAGGACAGAACGAGTAGGGTAA
- a CDS encoding pyridoxamine 5'-phosphate oxidase family protein, with protein MKIIHATPGMGAPMDEQELRNFLSTSKQNCRLGTVDELGDPNVHPVWFIYEPRSEKIYINTNVDSRKIANVRKRDTVYFCIDDEAMPVKGVKGKGKTKISENPKDNLPIVEKIMIKYLGSVDHPTARSILETVKSGKSILLEISPSYFSTWDFGKY; from the coding sequence ATGAAAATAATCCATGCTACCCCTGGCATGGGGGCACCGATGGATGAGCAGGAACTGCGTAACTTTCTTTCCACAAGCAAACAAAATTGCAGGCTAGGAACCGTAGATGAACTTGGAGACCCAAACGTACATCCAGTGTGGTTTATCTACGAACCTCGTAGTGAAAAGATCTATATCAACACAAATGTCGATTCCAGGAAAATAGCTAACGTGAGAAAAAGAGATACAGTCTATTTCTGCATCGATGATGAAGCAATGCCGGTAAAGGGCGTAAAAGGAAAGGGAAAAACAAAGATATCTGAAAATCCAAAAGACAACCTGCCAATCGTTGAAAAGATAATGATAAAGTATCTTGGCAGCGTGGATCATCCGACTGCAAGATCCATCCTTGAGACTGTAAAAAGTGGCAAGTCAATATTGTTGGAAATCAGTCCAAGTTACTTTTCGACTTGGGACTTTGGAAAGTACTGA
- a CDS encoding class I SAM-dependent methyltransferase, with the protein MSVAVDKTKLNKFVEKSATEWGAALGVLLTFAGDRLGLFKAMAGAGPLTPEELAGRTNTHPRIMREWLAAQAAGGIVTYNADSGTYELPQEHAIALIDENSPAYIAGAYQMITGLFKDEEKIIEAFKTGKGLGWGDHHHYLFQATERFFKPNYVANLTSSWIPALDGVEAKLKNGGGGAKVADVGCGHGSSTILMAKAYPNSKVIGFDFHKPSIEWARKEAEKESLKNITFEVAGSTDYSGDDYDLVTFFDCFHDMGDPAGAAKHVLQTLKKKNGSWMIVEPFANDKIEDNLNPLGRLSYSVSTVVCVPSSLSENGPALGAQAGEARIRDIVTGVGFSKFRRAAQTPFNLVFEAKP; encoded by the coding sequence ATGTCAGTAGCAGTTGACAAGACCAAGCTGAACAAGTTCGTCGAAAAATCCGCAACTGAATGGGGCGCGGCTCTGGGCGTTTTGCTCACCTTTGCAGGGGATAGGCTGGGCCTATTCAAGGCCATGGCTGGAGCAGGACCATTGACGCCAGAAGAGTTGGCAGGGAGGACGAATACTCATCCAAGAATAATGAGAGAGTGGCTTGCCGCTCAAGCTGCTGGTGGAATTGTTACATACAACGCCGATTCTGGGACATATGAGCTACCGCAAGAACATGCAATCGCCCTGATAGATGAGAATAGTCCCGCGTACATTGCAGGAGCCTATCAGATGATAACAGGACTATTCAAAGATGAGGAAAAGATCATCGAGGCATTCAAAACCGGCAAAGGACTTGGATGGGGAGACCATCATCACTATCTGTTTCAAGCAACAGAGAGGTTCTTCAAACCAAACTATGTTGCAAATCTTACTTCAAGCTGGATTCCAGCGCTAGATGGCGTTGAAGCAAAGCTCAAAAATGGAGGTGGCGGCGCAAAAGTTGCTGACGTAGGATGCGGTCACGGTTCCTCCACCATACTAATGGCCAAAGCGTACCCAAACTCGAAAGTCATAGGCTTTGACTTTCACAAGCCGTCAATTGAATGGGCTAGAAAAGAAGCGGAAAAGGAGAGCTTGAAAAATATTACATTTGAAGTTGCAGGCTCGACAGACTATTCGGGTGACGATTATGACTTGGTCACATTCTTTGATTGCTTCCACGATATGGGCGACCCTGCCGGAGCTGCCAAGCATGTTCTGCAAACTCTGAAAAAGAAAAATGGTTCTTGGATGATAGTAGAGCCATTTGCCAACGACAAGATAGAGGATAACCTAAACCCGCTGGGAAGGCTATCTTATTCTGTTTCGACAGTGGTCTGCGTTCCATCTTCGTTAAGCGAGAATGGACCTGCGTTAGGAGCTCAGGCGGGCGAGGCTAGGATTCGGGATATAGTGACGGGAGTAGGATTCTCAAAGTTCCGCAGGGCTGCGCAGACACCATTCAATCTCGTATTTGAGGCAAAGCCGTGA
- a CDS encoding metal-dependent hydrolase, with translation MVAFLIAYAVSRMLVTSEDKRRRLAGTTKIALALVMLLGILPDTDIVFQAFGIIPHKTFTHSVILSAFLVAPAIFVVARWPLKQTLAASLAYALAYAQHLFDDIIVGTLNVAYPFGTIPVGIGIAYGSVYHLALEIVLVAAVAAIVMKGSFGKTRKQSESFGQRSNNYYSLYRLHLFGFGKVDKVCYALLMLSLLVSFAYLLQEMKSIPRLFIESDLEVALFVILHLSALALVSFMILVSRENAKPEPSSREETVRDV, from the coding sequence ATGGTTGCCTTTCTCATTGCATATGCAGTATCTAGAATGCTCGTTACTTCTGAAGATAAAAGGAGAAGATTAGCCGGGACAACAAAAATCGCCTTGGCACTTGTTATGCTTCTTGGAATCTTGCCGGATACTGATATTGTGTTTCAAGCTTTCGGGATAATACCTCACAAGACGTTCACCCATAGCGTCATTCTTTCCGCGTTTCTGGTGGCTCCTGCAATATTTGTAGTGGCAAGGTGGCCCCTAAAGCAGACTCTGGCAGCCTCGCTGGCATATGCACTTGCGTATGCACAGCACTTGTTTGACGACATAATTGTTGGAACCCTCAACGTAGCATATCCATTTGGCACCATTCCTGTTGGTATCGGCATCGCTTATGGGTCAGTTTATCATCTGGCGCTAGAAATCGTGCTCGTGGCCGCAGTGGCTGCCATCGTCATGAAAGGGTCATTTGGCAAAACACGAAAACAATCGGAGAGTTTTGGCCAACGGTCAAACAATTATTATTCTCTCTATAGGCTGCACTTGTTTGGCTTTGGCAAAGTCGACAAGGTCTGCTATGCCCTGTTGATGCTGTCTTTATTGGTGTCGTTTGCGTACTTGCTGCAAGAAATGAAATCAATTCCGCGCCTGTTCATCGAATCGGACCTTGAAGTTGCCCTCTTTGTTATCCTGCACCTTTCTGCGCTGGCGCTCGTATCATTTATGATACTGGTATCTAGAGAAAATGCAAAGCCGGAGCCCTCTTCAAGAGAAGAGACGGTCAGAGATGTGTAA
- a CDS encoding type II toxin-antitoxin system VapC family toxin, protein MAEKKREGRKKKMVCFDTDFLVAYIRKDPAAKCKLEELESTQEPLHTTIINAFELYKGAYKSKDSNTELARVDKLLDAFFLLALDRDSAKAAGALNDKSNPIGESDLLIASIVLANKQVLITRNKKHFERISGLKVEDW, encoded by the coding sequence GTGGCGGAGAAAAAGAGAGAAGGAAGGAAGAAGAAAATGGTCTGCTTTGACACTGACTTTTTGGTTGCTTATATTAGAAAGGACCCTGCAGCTAAATGCAAATTAGAAGAGCTGGAATCCACACAGGAGCCCCTGCACACCACAATAATAAACGCCTTCGAGCTGTACAAGGGGGCATACAAATCAAAGGATTCCAATACAGAACTTGCCAGGGTCGACAAGCTGCTGGACGCCTTCTTTTTGCTTGCTCTCGATAGGGACTCTGCAAAGGCTGCCGGGGCTCTCAACGACAAGTCCAACCCTATAGGCGAATCTGATCTTTTGATAGCCAGCATTGTCCTTGCAAACAAGCAGGTCTTGATTACTAGAAACAAGAAACACTTTGAACGCATCTCTGGATTGAAGGTAGAAGACTGGTAA
- a CDS encoding antitoxin VapB family protein, translating to MPTRTLSITEEAYMALKASKKEGESFTDVILRLTGNKGSAKRLLEMMDEMHSPELADNIEQASKEFRKNFKTRDVEL from the coding sequence ATGCCTACAAGGACGCTATCCATCACAGAGGAAGCATACATGGCGCTAAAAGCCTCCAAGAAGGAAGGAGAGTCGTTCACAGATGTCATTCTTAGGCTGACTGGGAACAAGGGCAGCGCTAAAAGGCTGCTTGAGATGATGGACGAGATGCATTCGCCAGAGCTGGCAGACAACATTGAACAAGCAAGCAAGGAGTTTAGAAAGAACTTCAAGACCCGTGACGTAGAGCTTTAG
- a CDS encoding antitoxin VapB family protein: MISEKAYEVLKRRKRKNESFTDVILRLSSEKGSVANLLDLVREEDFEPISPETARHMKEASSEFRKNFQLRDAKL; the protein is encoded by the coding sequence ATGATCTCTGAAAAAGCATACGAAGTACTGAAAAGAAGGAAGAGGAAGAACGAGTCCTTCACAGACGTAATACTCCGGCTCAGCTCGGAGAAAGGAAGCGTTGCAAATTTACTTGACTTGGTGCGGGAAGAGGATTTTGAGCCAATCAGCCCTGAAACAGCAAGGCATATGAAAGAGGCCAGCAGCGAGTTCAGGAAAAACTTTCAGCTGCGCGATGCAAAGCTCTGA
- a CDS encoding type II toxin-antitoxin system VapC family toxin, translating into MVCFDTDFLIAFLQKDPDAIKKLEDIQVGDGDTAAITTTVNAAELWKGAYRSKDGQKEAAKVKRLLDLLELITLDRESARMVGELDATTIKSKPIGETDLLIASIALSNKQPLVTKNRKHFERVPGLQVEGW; encoded by the coding sequence ATGGTCTGCTTTGACACCGACTTTTTGATAGCATTCCTACAGAAAGATCCGGACGCAATAAAAAAGCTTGAGGACATCCAAGTAGGAGACGGGGATACTGCGGCCATTACAACGACAGTAAATGCAGCAGAACTGTGGAAGGGCGCATACCGGTCTAAAGACGGGCAAAAGGAAGCTGCCAAAGTAAAACGGCTGCTGGATTTGCTGGAGTTGATTACGCTTGACCGCGAGTCTGCAAGAATGGTGGGCGAGCTTGATGCTACGACAATAAAGTCAAAGCCAATTGGCGAAACAGACCTTCTCATTGCGAGCATCGCTCTTTCAAACAAGCAGCCCCTTGTCACAAAGAACAGGAAGCACTTTGAGCGCGTGCCCGGGCTGCAGGTAGAAGGCTGGTAG
- a CDS encoding type II toxin-antitoxin system VapC family toxin, translated as MTTTAKILIDTGVFVNVLNKEKGFDSSVELLEKIRSKKIEGFISVLTIAEIISIYSRLGEEETIVAKTSIESLIGEDRMVPITKQIAELAGRVKADYRMSLGDAFMVAAAISINCEYVVSLDPEIRQVDNKLIKVRTPKQLQDTPR; from the coding sequence ATGACGACGACGGCAAAGATATTGATAGACACAGGTGTTTTTGTGAACGTACTGAACAAAGAAAAAGGGTTCGACAGTTCAGTCGAGCTCCTGGAGAAAATTAGAAGCAAAAAAATCGAAGGTTTCATTAGCGTGTTGACGATTGCAGAGATTATCTCGATATATAGTCGACTGGGCGAGGAGGAAACCATAGTTGCCAAAACAAGCATAGAGAGTCTGATTGGCGAAGACAGGATGGTTCCCATTACAAAGCAGATTGCAGAACTTGCTGGAAGGGTGAAGGCAGATTATAGGATGTCTCTTGGCGATGCATTCATGGTTGCAGCTGCCATATCGATAAATTGTGAATACGTGGTTTCGTTAGATCCGGAGATCAGGCAGGTAGACAACAAGCTAATCAAGGTCAGAACACCCAAGCAGTTGCAGGATACACCGCGTTAA